From Coffea arabica cultivar ET-39 chromosome 9c, Coffea Arabica ET-39 HiFi, whole genome shotgun sequence, one genomic window encodes:
- the LOC113708948 gene encoding uncharacterized protein isoform X1 — protein sequence MLLLLLQVQNVKFQQVSVHERRPSSSGRHTPGCNLAAIVSRLISGAYTTTRTHNNGAEIMFWQRHLSRLSNSVKVLLNSRPELLFKAGEDMVPFVKVSEKSLKWDLVIRALVNDSMGKALPFVLKERKCGEEMSITTLVSGNLESLREIEDVNEERLKAVFDVYLHFGGYVPRVFGIQGNGARLAVVGRGRDIANAKYSDWVRLRKDLEKLRPPSTTELLLSNNGDHILEGCLTNFFVVCGKDECGEIYEQNDFDYERSVEVQTAPVSEGVLPGVIRQVIIEICLRNGIPFREVAPSWSQHNMWREAFITNSLRIVEHVETILVPSSWKSMESKTSTEIRWEEKQFEVTPGRVTSIIQKEVMEKAGFEAYAVALYKD from the exons ATGCTACTACTACTACTGCAAGTACAAAATGTCAAATTTCAGCAGGTTTCTGTTCACGAACGGCGTCCTAGTTCCTCCGGCCGACACACCCCCGGTTGCAACCTTGCTGCAATCGTGTCCCG TTTGATTTCAGGTGCATATACGACAACTCGTACTCACAATAATGGGGCGGAAATCATGTTTTGGCAAAGACATTTATCCAGGCTCTCAAATTCTGTTAAAGTCCTCTTGAATTCCAGGCCCGAACTTTTGTTTAAAGCTGGAGAAGATATGGTACCTTTTGTTAAAGTGTCAGAGAAATCTTTGAAATGGGATCTCGTCATTCGTGCTCTAGTCAATGATTCGATGGGAAAAGCTTTGCCTTTTGTGCTGAAAGAGAGGAAATGTGGGGAGGAAATGTCGATTACGACACTAGTGAGTGGAAATTTGGAGTCTTTAAGGGAGATTGAGGACGTCAATGAGGAAAGACTGAAAGCAGTCTTTGATGTTTATTTGCATTTTGGTGGCTATGTTCCCCGTGTTTTTGGAATCCAAGGGAATGGTGCGCGTTTAGCTGTGGTGGGACGCGGTAGGGATATCGCTAATGCAAAGTATTCGGATTGGGTGAG GCTTAGGAAGGATTTGGAGAAGCTGAGGCCACCTTCAACTACTGAGCTTCTATTGTCAAACAATGGTGATCACATCTTAGAAGGATGCCTAACGAATTTCTTTGTTGTTTGTGGCAAG GATGAATGCGGAGAGATTTATGAGCAGAATGATTTCGACTATGAAAGATCTGTCGAAGTACAGACAGCTCCTGTTAGTGAAGGTGTGCTTCCTGGAGTTATACGCCAAGTAATAATTGA GATATGCTTGAGGAATGGGATCCCGTTTAGAGAAGTTGCGCCATCATGGTCACAGCATAACATGTGGAGAGAAGCATTCATTACAA ATAGCTTGAGAATTGTAGAACATGTAGAGACAATTCTAGTCCCAAGTTCATGGAAATCCATGGAATCAAAAACTTCAACGGAAATAAGATGGGAGGAGAAACAATTTGAG GTCACTCCCGGGAGGGTAACATCAATAATACAG AAGGAGGTAATGGAAAAAGCAGGATTTGAAGCATACGCAGTTGCTTTATACAAAGACTGA
- the LOC113708024 gene encoding probable RNA-binding protein ARP1 isoform X3 has product MTMMMNNNNNVSSNGQQNLGDTTLTKVFVGGLAWETPKEAMREHFEKYGEILEAVIISDKVTGRSKGYGFVTFKDAEAAKKACEDATPVINGRRANCNLASLGAKRARPSSNMPPPPPQLQVKKYEGGNVVGVGPRGGNTAAAAPANHLPWYYPGGAPPPAAAVPAAAPFHHHHQAVPIYGYSPTYIATDMSYSHKLSYTGGSYMNGHFSQVYPGQPMVGTNALMPMYPLYHFHQTQTMGLPAHMYSPSTPPPMASAPALISKPTSISPSTVCLAVE; this is encoded by the exons ATGACGATGATGatgaacaacaacaacaatgtAAGTAGTAATGGACAGCAAAACTTGGGTGACACAACGTTGACAAAAGTGTTCGTGGGAGGGTTAGCATGGGAGACTCCCAAAGAAGCCATGAGGGAGCATTTTGAGAAATACGGCGAGATCTTGGAGGCTGTCATCATCTCTGACAAAGTCACCGGCAGATCCAAGGGCTATGGCTTT GTAACGTTTAAGGATGCAGAAGCGGCAAAGAAGGCTTGTGAGGATGCCACCCCAGTCATCAACGGCCGGCGTGCCAATTGTAATCTGGCTTCCCTCGGCGCAAAACGTGCAAGGCCTTCCTCTAATatgcctcctcctcctccccaaCTCCAAG TGAAAAAATATGAAGGTGGCAATGTTGTTGGAGTTGGACCAAGAGGAGGAAATACAGCTGCTGCAGCACCTGCAAATCACTTGCCATGGTATTATCCAGGTGGAGCACCACCGCCAGCTGCTGCTGTTCCGGCTGCAGCACCATTTCATCATCACCATCAAGCTGTTCCAATCTATGG GTACTCTCCGACCTATATTGCCACAGACATGAGTTACAGCCAT AAGCTAAGCTACACTGGGGGGTCCTACATGAACGGGCATTTCTCACAAGTGTACCCTGGTCAACCAATGGTGGGAACAAATGCATTGATGCCCATGTACCCTCTCTACCATTTCCATCAAACCCAGACAATGGGCCTTCCTGCTCACATGTACTCTCCGAGCACACCTCCCCCGATGGCTTCTGCTCCGGCCTTGATATCAAAGCCCACATCTATTTCTCCCAGCACAG
- the LOC113708024 gene encoding probable RNA-binding protein ARP1 isoform X2 produces the protein MTMMMNNNNNVSSNGQQNLGDTTLTKVFVGGLAWETPKEAMREHFEKYGEILEAVIISDKVTGRSKGYGFVTFKDAEAAKKACEDATPVINGRRANCNLASLGAKRARPSSNMPPPPPQLQGGNVVGVGPRGGNTAAAAPANHLPWYYPGGAPPPAAAVPAAAPFHHHHQAVPIYGYSPTYIATDMSYSHKLSYTGGSYMNGHFSQVYPGQPMVGTNALMPMYPLYHFHQTQTMGLPAHMYSPSTPPPMASAPALISKPTSISPSTGTVGKSTGALKQSG, from the exons ATGACGATGATGatgaacaacaacaacaatgtAAGTAGTAATGGACAGCAAAACTTGGGTGACACAACGTTGACAAAAGTGTTCGTGGGAGGGTTAGCATGGGAGACTCCCAAAGAAGCCATGAGGGAGCATTTTGAGAAATACGGCGAGATCTTGGAGGCTGTCATCATCTCTGACAAAGTCACCGGCAGATCCAAGGGCTATGGCTTT GTAACGTTTAAGGATGCAGAAGCGGCAAAGAAGGCTTGTGAGGATGCCACCCCAGTCATCAACGGCCGGCGTGCCAATTGTAATCTGGCTTCCCTCGGCGCAAAACGTGCAAGGCCTTCCTCTAATatgcctcctcctcctccccaaCTCCAAG GTGGCAATGTTGTTGGAGTTGGACCAAGAGGAGGAAATACAGCTGCTGCAGCACCTGCAAATCACTTGCCATGGTATTATCCAGGTGGAGCACCACCGCCAGCTGCTGCTGTTCCGGCTGCAGCACCATTTCATCATCACCATCAAGCTGTTCCAATCTATGG GTACTCTCCGACCTATATTGCCACAGACATGAGTTACAGCCAT AAGCTAAGCTACACTGGGGGGTCCTACATGAACGGGCATTTCTCACAAGTGTACCCTGGTCAACCAATGGTGGGAACAAATGCATTGATGCCCATGTACCCTCTCTACCATTTCCATCAAACCCAGACAATGGGCCTTCCTGCTCACATGTACTCTCCGAGCACACCTCCCCCGATGGCTTCTGCTCCGGCCTTGATATCAAAGCCCACATCTATTTCTCCCAGCACAG
- the LOC113708024 gene encoding probable RNA-binding protein ARP1 isoform X4, producing the protein MTMMMNNNNNVSSNGQQNLGDTTLTKVFVGGLAWETPKEAMREHFEKYGEILEAVIISDKVTGRSKGYGFVTFKDAEAAKKACEDATPVINGRRANCNLASLGAKRARPSSNMPPPPPQLQGGNVVGVGPRGGNTAAAAPANHLPWYYPGGAPPPAAAVPAAAPFHHHHQAVPIYGYSPTYIATDMSYSHKLSYTGGSYMNGHFSQVYPGQPMVGTNALMPMYPLYHFHQTQTMGLPAHMYSPSTPPPMASAPALISKPTSISPSTVCLAVE; encoded by the exons ATGACGATGATGatgaacaacaacaacaatgtAAGTAGTAATGGACAGCAAAACTTGGGTGACACAACGTTGACAAAAGTGTTCGTGGGAGGGTTAGCATGGGAGACTCCCAAAGAAGCCATGAGGGAGCATTTTGAGAAATACGGCGAGATCTTGGAGGCTGTCATCATCTCTGACAAAGTCACCGGCAGATCCAAGGGCTATGGCTTT GTAACGTTTAAGGATGCAGAAGCGGCAAAGAAGGCTTGTGAGGATGCCACCCCAGTCATCAACGGCCGGCGTGCCAATTGTAATCTGGCTTCCCTCGGCGCAAAACGTGCAAGGCCTTCCTCTAATatgcctcctcctcctccccaaCTCCAAG GTGGCAATGTTGTTGGAGTTGGACCAAGAGGAGGAAATACAGCTGCTGCAGCACCTGCAAATCACTTGCCATGGTATTATCCAGGTGGAGCACCACCGCCAGCTGCTGCTGTTCCGGCTGCAGCACCATTTCATCATCACCATCAAGCTGTTCCAATCTATGG GTACTCTCCGACCTATATTGCCACAGACATGAGTTACAGCCAT AAGCTAAGCTACACTGGGGGGTCCTACATGAACGGGCATTTCTCACAAGTGTACCCTGGTCAACCAATGGTGGGAACAAATGCATTGATGCCCATGTACCCTCTCTACCATTTCCATCAAACCCAGACAATGGGCCTTCCTGCTCACATGTACTCTCCGAGCACACCTCCCCCGATGGCTTCTGCTCCGGCCTTGATATCAAAGCCCACATCTATTTCTCCCAGCACAG
- the LOC113708024 gene encoding probable RNA-binding protein ARP1 isoform X1 has product MTMMMNNNNNVSSNGQQNLGDTTLTKVFVGGLAWETPKEAMREHFEKYGEILEAVIISDKVTGRSKGYGFVTFKDAEAAKKACEDATPVINGRRANCNLASLGAKRARPSSNMPPPPPQLQVKKYEGGNVVGVGPRGGNTAAAAPANHLPWYYPGGAPPPAAAVPAAAPFHHHHQAVPIYGYSPTYIATDMSYSHKLSYTGGSYMNGHFSQVYPGQPMVGTNALMPMYPLYHFHQTQTMGLPAHMYSPSTPPPMASAPALISKPTSISPSTGTVGKSTGALKQSG; this is encoded by the exons ATGACGATGATGatgaacaacaacaacaatgtAAGTAGTAATGGACAGCAAAACTTGGGTGACACAACGTTGACAAAAGTGTTCGTGGGAGGGTTAGCATGGGAGACTCCCAAAGAAGCCATGAGGGAGCATTTTGAGAAATACGGCGAGATCTTGGAGGCTGTCATCATCTCTGACAAAGTCACCGGCAGATCCAAGGGCTATGGCTTT GTAACGTTTAAGGATGCAGAAGCGGCAAAGAAGGCTTGTGAGGATGCCACCCCAGTCATCAACGGCCGGCGTGCCAATTGTAATCTGGCTTCCCTCGGCGCAAAACGTGCAAGGCCTTCCTCTAATatgcctcctcctcctccccaaCTCCAAG TGAAAAAATATGAAGGTGGCAATGTTGTTGGAGTTGGACCAAGAGGAGGAAATACAGCTGCTGCAGCACCTGCAAATCACTTGCCATGGTATTATCCAGGTGGAGCACCACCGCCAGCTGCTGCTGTTCCGGCTGCAGCACCATTTCATCATCACCATCAAGCTGTTCCAATCTATGG GTACTCTCCGACCTATATTGCCACAGACATGAGTTACAGCCAT AAGCTAAGCTACACTGGGGGGTCCTACATGAACGGGCATTTCTCACAAGTGTACCCTGGTCAACCAATGGTGGGAACAAATGCATTGATGCCCATGTACCCTCTCTACCATTTCCATCAAACCCAGACAATGGGCCTTCCTGCTCACATGTACTCTCCGAGCACACCTCCCCCGATGGCTTCTGCTCCGGCCTTGATATCAAAGCCCACATCTATTTCTCCCAGCACAG
- the LOC113708948 gene encoding uncharacterized protein isoform X2 — protein sequence MSNFSRFLFTNGVLVPPADTPPVATLLQSCPGAYTTTRTHNNGAEIMFWQRHLSRLSNSVKVLLNSRPELLFKAGEDMVPFVKVSEKSLKWDLVIRALVNDSMGKALPFVLKERKCGEEMSITTLVSGNLESLREIEDVNEERLKAVFDVYLHFGGYVPRVFGIQGNGARLAVVGRGRDIANAKYSDWVRLRKDLEKLRPPSTTELLLSNNGDHILEGCLTNFFVVCGKDECGEIYEQNDFDYERSVEVQTAPVSEGVLPGVIRQVIIEICLRNGIPFREVAPSWSQHNMWREAFITNSLRIVEHVETILVPSSWKSMESKTSTEIRWEEKQFEVTPGRVTSIIQKEVMEKAGFEAYAVALYKD from the exons ATGTCAAATTTCAGCAGGTTTCTGTTCACGAACGGCGTCCTAGTTCCTCCGGCCGACACACCCCCGGTTGCAACCTTGCTGCAATCGTGTCCCG GTGCATATACGACAACTCGTACTCACAATAATGGGGCGGAAATCATGTTTTGGCAAAGACATTTATCCAGGCTCTCAAATTCTGTTAAAGTCCTCTTGAATTCCAGGCCCGAACTTTTGTTTAAAGCTGGAGAAGATATGGTACCTTTTGTTAAAGTGTCAGAGAAATCTTTGAAATGGGATCTCGTCATTCGTGCTCTAGTCAATGATTCGATGGGAAAAGCTTTGCCTTTTGTGCTGAAAGAGAGGAAATGTGGGGAGGAAATGTCGATTACGACACTAGTGAGTGGAAATTTGGAGTCTTTAAGGGAGATTGAGGACGTCAATGAGGAAAGACTGAAAGCAGTCTTTGATGTTTATTTGCATTTTGGTGGCTATGTTCCCCGTGTTTTTGGAATCCAAGGGAATGGTGCGCGTTTAGCTGTGGTGGGACGCGGTAGGGATATCGCTAATGCAAAGTATTCGGATTGGGTGAG GCTTAGGAAGGATTTGGAGAAGCTGAGGCCACCTTCAACTACTGAGCTTCTATTGTCAAACAATGGTGATCACATCTTAGAAGGATGCCTAACGAATTTCTTTGTTGTTTGTGGCAAG GATGAATGCGGAGAGATTTATGAGCAGAATGATTTCGACTATGAAAGATCTGTCGAAGTACAGACAGCTCCTGTTAGTGAAGGTGTGCTTCCTGGAGTTATACGCCAAGTAATAATTGA GATATGCTTGAGGAATGGGATCCCGTTTAGAGAAGTTGCGCCATCATGGTCACAGCATAACATGTGGAGAGAAGCATTCATTACAA ATAGCTTGAGAATTGTAGAACATGTAGAGACAATTCTAGTCCCAAGTTCATGGAAATCCATGGAATCAAAAACTTCAACGGAAATAAGATGGGAGGAGAAACAATTTGAG GTCACTCCCGGGAGGGTAACATCAATAATACAG AAGGAGGTAATGGAAAAAGCAGGATTTGAAGCATACGCAGTTGCTTTATACAAAGACTGA
- the LOC113707646 gene encoding nuclear transcription factor Y subunit B-1, with amino-acid sequence MAEAPPVSPGGGAGGGGVESGGEQSPQSNVREQDRFLPIANIGRIMKKALPANGKIAKDAKDTVQECVSEFISFITSEASDKCQKEKRKTINGDDLLWAMATLGFEDYIEPLKAYLARYREVCNSFYFSSCDCFVWFLVYLFKLLEQQKTYGS; translated from the exons ATGGCTGAAGCTCCTCCTGTGAGTCCTGGTGGTGGCGCTGGTGGTGGCGGCGTTGAGAGCGGGGGCGAGCAGAGCCCTCAGTCGAACGTTCGGGAGCAGGACCGTTTTCTCCCGATTGCCAACATTGGACGCATAATGAAGAAGGCCTTGCCTGCTAACGGCAAGATTGCAAAGGATGCTAAGGATACTGTTCAGGAATGCGTGTCCGAATTCATCAGCTTCATCACTAGCGa AGCAAGTGACAAGTGtcagaaagagaaaaggaaaaccatAAATGGTGATGATCTGCTTTGGGCAATGGCAACTTTAGGTTTTGAGGATTACATAGAACCACTGAAAGCATATCTGGCTCGATACAGGGAGGTATgcaattccttttatttttctagtTGTGATTGCTTTGTCTGGTTTCTTGTTTATCTCTTTAAGTTATTGGAGCAACAAAAGACTTATGGCTCTTGA
- the LOC113708948 gene encoding uncharacterized protein isoform X3 produces the protein MLLLLLQVQNVKFQQVSVHERRPSSSGRHTPGCNLAAIVSRLISGAYTTTRTHNNGAEIMFWQRHLSRLSNSVKVLLNSRPELLFKAGEDMVPFVKVSEKSLKWDLVIRALVNDSMGKALPFVLKERKCGEEMSITTLVSGNLESLREIEDVNEERLKAVFDVYLHFGGYVPRVFGIQGNGARLAVVGRGRDIANAKYSDWVRLRKDLEKLRPPSTTELLLSNNGDHILEGCLTNFFVVCGKDECGEIYEQNDFDYERSVEVQTAPVSEGVLPGVIRQVIIEICLRNGIPFREVAPSWSQHNMWREAFITSHSREGNINNTEGGNGKSRI, from the exons ATGCTACTACTACTACTGCAAGTACAAAATGTCAAATTTCAGCAGGTTTCTGTTCACGAACGGCGTCCTAGTTCCTCCGGCCGACACACCCCCGGTTGCAACCTTGCTGCAATCGTGTCCCG TTTGATTTCAGGTGCATATACGACAACTCGTACTCACAATAATGGGGCGGAAATCATGTTTTGGCAAAGACATTTATCCAGGCTCTCAAATTCTGTTAAAGTCCTCTTGAATTCCAGGCCCGAACTTTTGTTTAAAGCTGGAGAAGATATGGTACCTTTTGTTAAAGTGTCAGAGAAATCTTTGAAATGGGATCTCGTCATTCGTGCTCTAGTCAATGATTCGATGGGAAAAGCTTTGCCTTTTGTGCTGAAAGAGAGGAAATGTGGGGAGGAAATGTCGATTACGACACTAGTGAGTGGAAATTTGGAGTCTTTAAGGGAGATTGAGGACGTCAATGAGGAAAGACTGAAAGCAGTCTTTGATGTTTATTTGCATTTTGGTGGCTATGTTCCCCGTGTTTTTGGAATCCAAGGGAATGGTGCGCGTTTAGCTGTGGTGGGACGCGGTAGGGATATCGCTAATGCAAAGTATTCGGATTGGGTGAG GCTTAGGAAGGATTTGGAGAAGCTGAGGCCACCTTCAACTACTGAGCTTCTATTGTCAAACAATGGTGATCACATCTTAGAAGGATGCCTAACGAATTTCTTTGTTGTTTGTGGCAAG GATGAATGCGGAGAGATTTATGAGCAGAATGATTTCGACTATGAAAGATCTGTCGAAGTACAGACAGCTCCTGTTAGTGAAGGTGTGCTTCCTGGAGTTATACGCCAAGTAATAATTGA GATATGCTTGAGGAATGGGATCCCGTTTAGAGAAGTTGCGCCATCATGGTCACAGCATAACATGTGGAGAGAAGCATTCATTACAA GTCACTCCCGGGAGGGTAACATCAATAATACAG AAGGAGGTAATGGAAAAAGCAGGATTTGA